GCCGAGGATCGCGCCCAGGCCGAGGCGTTTTTCAAAACCGGGACCACCGCGAAATAATGCCGCGGCTGCCGACTTTATGATGGAGGGCCGAGCTCCTGCGAGGCCGTCGCGGTCATGGACAGTGTTTCTTCGCGACGGCCTCGCAGGAGCTCGGCCCTCCAAAAATCAGAATTTAGAGCATTTTTCGTTCAATTGGTCGCAAACAAGGTGGAGGGACGGCCTCCAAAAACCATATGCGACAGCATAAACGAAAAATGCTTTATTTCGTGATTGGTGCGTCACATCGGCTTGGCGCGATTGCAGAATTGCAATGCAACGCCCCACGGATCGCGCATCATGAGCAGGCGGGTGCCGTCGGGCACCTCGTCGGCGCTCACGAAAGTCGCGCCGGCTTTTTCCAGGCGCACGCGGTCGGCCGCGGTGTCGGTGGAGACAAAGGCGATGTGAAACACCAGCGGGTCCATCGTCGCATAGGCGGGCACGGGCGCGGCGGGATTGCTGTAGAGCTCCAGGAACACTCGGCCGCTCGAATCGGCCAGAAAGTGGGCAAAGGAGCCTTTGTCCGAGCTTCGGACGACCGCAAGACCGAGATGATCGACATACCATTTCGCGGCGGTCCGGACATCGGTGAGGTTGATGGCGAAGTGTTCGAATTTCATGAGGGAAAATGGATGCCATGCGGAATAGCTTCCGGGGTCAAGGCAACGGCCCCAAAAAATGATTCCATCCCATTTCCTTCATCTTTCTTCTTTCCTCTTTATCTTTCTCTTTCGTCAGGAACGAGCGGGAGAAAGAGAAAGATAAAGAGGAAAGAAGAAAGATGAAGCCGTCCCGCGTCACGCCTGCGGTGTCTTCAGGAAGGTGGCGATGCGCACGCGGACCTCCTCGCCGCCATCGTCGAGGAGGTAATGGCCCGCGTCCTTGAAACGCACGATCAGGGCGTCGGGATAGATTTTGCGCCAGCGCTTGAGAAAGTGTTTGTTGAAACAGAAATCGCGCTTGCCCCAGATGAGCAGCTTCGGGTGTTCCGGGCCGGCGAGCAGCGGAAGCTTTTCCTCGATGTCCTCCAGCACGGGACGGCTCGGATGATCGATCTCCAGCGGAATATCGCGCACGAACTGGTGCACGGCCACGCGGTTCGCCCAGCTCCGATACGGGTAGAGGTAGCCCCGCTTTTCATCGCGGGTGAGCCTGCGGCGGTGCATTGCCATCCAGGTGGCGGGACCGGCGAAGCCGTTGAGCCCGCGCACGATGAATTTCCCCAGCCGGCCGCCGCGGCAGAGCGCGATGCGCCCGGGGATGTGCGTGTCGGGAAACGCGGCCGTATTCATGATGGCGATACGCCCGACGAGCCCCGGGCGGCGCGTGGCCAGCCCGAAGCCGATGGCGCCGCCCCAGTCGTGCACGACAAGGTGGATGCGCGTGAGGCCGAGCGCGTCGACGAGCGCCTCGATGTCGGCGATCCGCGTGGCGAGCGTGTAGGGATAATTTTCCGGCTTCTCGGAAAGCCCCATGCCGATGTGATCGGGCGCGATGCAGCGGTGCGCGGGAGCCAGGTCGCGGATGAGATCGCGATAGAAAAACGACCAGGTCGGATTGCCGTGGAGCATGAGCACCGCCTCGGTGGTGTCGCGCGGTCCTTCGTCGAGGTAGCTCATGCGCGCGCCGCGCGGCGTGGTGTGCGCGCGCGGTTCAAACGGATAGAGGGCGCGAAGCCACGCGGGCAGCGAGGTTGATAGCTGATGGCTGATGCCTGAAGCCATGGCGACGGGAAATGGGGCGCGGACATTCTTGTCCGCGAATGTCGCGGGCTGGAAAGCCCGCGCTCCCTTGTTGCCGGCGGTGCCTTCGGCGGCAGGCGCCGGATTGGGCGTGGCACGGGCGGCCTGCCCGTGAGGTTGCGGCGCGTTTGGAAAATCGTTGTTCATGGTCACCATTCCAGCGCGAGCATGAGCGAGTTCAGGCCGCTGCCGATGCCCAGGAGGGCGACGCGGTCGCCGTCGCGAATGGCGCCGGCCTCGACGGCGGTGGCGAGCGTGGCCGGGAGCGCGACGGAGCCGGTGTTGCCGAGGGTCTCGAAGGTCGAAAAATCCTTCGCGAGATCAAGCCCGAGCGCGCCGTAGAGCGCGCGGCGGTGCGCGCTGCCGACCTGGTGCGTGACGATACGCGCGGGCGTGGCGGCGTCCCAGCCGGTGGCGGCGGTGAAGTCTGCCCACGTCTCCCCGGCCAGCGCGACACCGGCGTGGAGGAGTTGCTCGGAGTCGGTTTGCATGGCGAGGGCGTCGGCGCCGTGCGTGTCGCCTTGGCAGAGTTCGCTGTGCCGCGTGGCGGCACGGGCGGCGCCGCCGAGGAGCCGGTGCGGGCGCGCGCCGGTCGGCAGGAGATCGCGGTGGCAGAGGATGGCGGCGACGGCGCCGGAGCCGATGGTGAGGTTGGCGAAGAAGGGTTTGATGCCGTTACGGTCGAGCGGCGCGGAGTTGAGGTGAGCGAGGGTTTGCTCGATGAGCGGGCGTCCGTTTTCCCCGGAGGCGATCATGCCGGCGCGCACTTGGCCGGACTCGATGAGGCCGGCGAGCAGCGTCATGCTGTTGAGGAAGCCGAGGCAGGCGTTGGACACGTCGAAGATTTGCGCGGCGGCGGGCAGGCCGATCTTGCGGTGCGCGAAGGACGCGGTGGCGGGTTCGAGCATGTCGCGGCAGACCGCGGCGTGGACAAACACTTCCATCTGCTCCGCGCAGAGCGCGGATTTCGCGAGCGCGGCGCGGCCGGCGGCGGCGCTGGCGTCGGAGGGCCGCGTGCCGGCGGGCCAGTGGCGGCGTTCGCGGATGCCGGTCATCAACTCAAGGCGGCCGAACGGAAGGCGCAGGCGCTCGTAAAGCGGGCGGAGTTGTTCCTCGATGGCCGCGGAGGTCCAGATTTCGCCCGGCAGCGCGAGCGCGAGGGTTTCGATGCAGGTGTGCTCAAATCTCATCCGGCGTGTGTATCCATTTTCCTGTTACTTGCCTCTTGTTGCTTGTCACTTTTTTATTTCCGGCCTCATCGCGAGCCTGATGATTTCCTCATCGAAATAGTTGCTGCCGAGCCCGGCGTCGATGGTCAGCGTGGCGCCGTTCATGCCGGAGCTGCGCTCGCTCAGCAGCCAGACGGCGGCGTCGGCGACTTCCTGCGTGGAGAGGTTGCGTTTGCGGAAGGTGAGTTTCTCGGCGTAGAGGTAGCTCTCGATGTAGCCGGGGATGCCGGCGGACGCGCTGGTCTTGAGCGGCCCGGCGCCGACGACGTTGAAGCGCACGTCGCGGGTCTTGGGGTCGGCGGCGAAGGATTTTGCGAGGAAGCGCGCGGCGGATTCGAGGGCGGCCTTGACGGGGCCCATGTAGCCGTAATTGTCGGGCGTGACGAGGAGCGACGAGATGCCGATGGTGACAACGGACGCGGCGGGCGCGAGATGCGGCCTGAAGGCACGCGCAATTTCGACAAGCGAGAAGGCGGATACGGCGGTGGCCTGGAGAAAATCGGCGCGGCCCGTCTCATGGAACGGCCGGAAGCCGCCGGCATAGTTGGCAAACGCGATGGAGTGCGCGATGCCGTGCAGTGAGGCGTGCCCGTCGGCGGCGATGGCGGCGGCGAGGCGGTCAACCGCCCCCTCCTGCTCGACGTCGCACACGTAAACGGACCTGCCGGCGAGGAGCGCGGCGAGGGATTGCCTGCGCGCCTCGGAACGCACGCTGTAAAGCACGCGCGCCCCCTCCTCCTCCAGCGTGCGGGCAATGTGCCAGGCGACGCTTTTGCGGTTGGCCACACCGAAGACGAGGACGGTTTTGCCAGTGAGTTTGAGAAAATCCATTTTGCGGAATGTGGATTTTGGCTTGCGGATTACGGAATGGAAAGGAGCCGGAAACGTGAGCGGTGGAAAACGGCGGCGGCGAGAAACCGGGCTTTCAGCTTTTTGCGCCTTCGGGCTGTTTCCAGGCGACGGAGAAATCGACCGTGAGCACGCGGGTGCCGTCGGCTTTTTTGATCGCGCCGCCCATCATGGTGAAGCCCCCGAGGGATTCCTTTTTGCGGACTTCGATGTGAACGGTGTCCCCAGGATAAACCGGGTTGCGAAAACGCACGTCGCTCACTTTCGCGAGCAGCGGCACGCCTTCGCCGGGTTTCGCGCCTGCGGCCCGCGCCTGGCGGGCCATGTAGAGCGCGCCGGTCTGGAACACCGCCTCGCACAACAGCACGCCCGGCGTGATCGGCGCGCCGGGATAATGGCCCTTGTAGAAATCCTCATCGGCGCGCCAGGTGCGGCGGGCGGTCAGCGATTCGGGTGTCTCGGCGAGAATCTCGTCCACAAACAAAAACGGCGGACGATGCGGAATGAGGGATGTGACGCTGTCGGACATGGAACGGAACGAGTGGCAAATGCTGGCTGGTCGGCTTCGTGGAAACAAAAACGACACCGCACCGGCGCGCTCCGTGCAAGCCCCAAACCCCGCCCCTCGGATCGGCCGCGTGCGACTCAACGTGAAGCCAGCGCAGGACGCGAAATGGTGTGCGAGCCCACGGCAGCGTGCGCAGCGCAGGAATGCCGCGCCCCTTTGCCATCAATCACGACGCGCCGATATAGCGGCGCAGATTCTCCGTCTCCGCGCTATAAGACTCCAGCAGCCACCGTGTCACGTCACCGATCGAAATCATGCCGGTCAGCACCGGCGAGCCGGAGCTTTCGTCCACCACGGGCAGGTGACGGCACCGGCGGTCGGTGAACAACGCCATGACCTGCTCCACCCCGGTCTCCGGCCGCACGGTGAGAGGATGCCGTGTCATCACTTCTTCGACGCGGATTGACTCCGGGGTCCGGCCCGAGACCGCAACGCGGTTCAGCATGTCGCGCTCGGTGAAAATGCCGGTCATCCGGCCGTCCTCCAGCACGACCACGGAACCGACGCGATGCTGGATCATCACCCGCACGGCGTCGGCCACGCTCGCTGAGGGCAAGACAGAGATTATCCTTGAACCCTTCTGGTTCAGCAGAATGGAGATCGGGGTGCTCATTTCGGGGATGGATTACCCCAAACTGTCGCCATAATTCCGGAAAACGCAAACCGCGCGGAAATTTAGGCCGCGCGGCGCACGCGCTCGGATTTGCCCGCCTCATCCTTGGAGCTTATCCGTTTCAACTGCGGGCGGCGCTCGCCGTTCACGGCGGCGGCGTCGATCACGACCTCGGCGATGTCGTCGCGCTGCGGGAGGTCATACATCACCTCGAGCATCAGGTTCTCCATGATGGAGCGCAGGGCGCGCGCGCCGGTCTTCAGCTCGATGGCCTTGCGCGCGACGGCTTTTATCGCGTCGGACGTAAAGCGCAGGCGCACGCCGTCCATCGCAAAGAGCTTCGAGTATTGCTTCACCATCGCGTTTTTCGTGCGGAGGAGAATTTTTTCGAGGTCGGCCTCGCCGAGCTGGTTGAGCGCGGAGATGACCGGGAGGCGCCCGATGAACTCGGGAATCATTCCGAAGCGGATCAGGTCCTCCGGCTCGAGCGAGCGCATCATTTCCTCCGGCGTGAGGTCGCCGTGCCCGGCTTGCGCACTGATGGCGGAATAACCGAGACTGCGGTGCCCGGCGCGGCGGCGGATGATTTCGTCGAGGCCGACGAATGCGCCGCCGCAAATGAAGAGGATGTTGGCGGTGTTGATCTGGACGTATTCCTGGTTCGGGTGCTTGCGTCCGCCGGCGGGAGGGACGGAGCAGGTGGTGCCTTCGAGGATTTTCAGGAGCGCCTGCTGCACGCCTTCGCCGGAGACGTCGCGCGTGATGGAAACGTTGTCCGTCTTGCGTCCGATCTTGTCGATTTCGTCGATGTAGATGATGCCGCACTCGGTCTTGCGCACGTCGTAATTCGCGGCCTGGAGCAGGCGCAGCACGACGTTTTCCACGTCCTCGCCGACGTAGCCGGCCTCGGTGAGCGTGGTGGCGTCGGAAATGGCGAAGGGCACGTCGAGCACGCGGGCGAGGGTGCGGGCGAGCAGGGTCTTGCCGGAGCCGGTCGGGCCGAGCAGGAGGATGTTGCTTTTCTCGATTTCGACGTCGTCAAACTCGGAGGCAAGCGCGGCGGGCGCCGGCACGGCATCCTTGCCCGTTTCCTTACCGGAGGAGGGACTGGCCGCGCCGCCAAACATGAGGCGTTTGTAATGATTGTAAACGGCGACGGAGAGCACCTTCTTCGCGTGGTCCTGGCCGATGACAAAATCGTCGAGCGCCTTCTTGATCTCGGCGGGCTTGACGAGGCGGACGACCGGCTTCGACTCGCCGCCGGCCTGGGCGGGCGCCGGCTTCAGCTCGCGGTCGATGATGGTCTTGCAGACCCCCACGCATGAGTCGCAGATATAGACACCGGGGCCGGCGATCATCTTTTTCACCTCGGCCTGCGGCTTTCCGCAAAAGGAGCAGAGGGTCATGCGGGTGGATTTGGCCATTTGGGTCTGTGTTTTTAATTCTTTCTTCTTTCCTCTTTATCTTTCTCTTTCATCCCCCGTCCCTCTGCCGCAGCGCATGAAGGATAAAGGGAAAGATAAAGAGGAAAGAAGAAAGCTGGATATAAATCAAACCGCCGAGGGCGCGGCGATGCTTTGGGCCTGGCGGGTGGATTCGACGACGTGATCGACGATGCCGTAGTCCTTCGCCTCCTGCGCGGTCATGTAGTAGTCGCGGTCGGAATCCCGTTCGATCTGCGCAACGTCCTTGCCGGTGTGCTTGGCGATGACCTCGTTGAGGACTTTGCGCCAGCGCAGGATTTCCTTTGCCGCGATGGCGATGTCGGCCGCCTGGCCGCCCGCGCCGCCGGAGGGCTGGTGAATCATCACGCGGCTGTTGGGGAGCGCGAAACGCTTGCCTTTCGTGCCCGCGCCGAGAATGACCGTCGCCATGCTCGCGGCCATGCCGATGCAGTAGGTGACGACGTCGCACTGGAGGAAGTTGATGGTGTCGTAGATGGCCATGCCGCCGGTGACGACGCCGCCGGGCGAATTGATGTAGAGGTGGATGTCCTTCTTCGGGTCCTCCATCTGGAGAAAGAGGAGCTGGGCGATGACGTTGTTTGCGACCACGTCGTCGATGGGCGTGCCGATAAAGACGATGCGGTCCTTCAGGAGACGGCTGTAGATATCCCACTGGCGCTCGCCGCGGCCGGTGTTTTCGTAGACGAGAGGAACGTAGTAGCTCATGTGCGTTATGGTTTAGGTTTTAAGTTTAAGTTGAAACAGCAAAAAAACGAAGCGCGCGATCGGCAGGCTGCCGGTCGCGCGCGGGCTTTTGGATTGCCTGAGTAAATCAGGCGGCGGACGCGGCGACCTTGGGCTCGACCGTGGTGACGGTAGCCTTGGAGACGAGCAAATCAAGGGTCTTGTCAAAAATGATGGACTGTTGCACCGCGCGCAGGCGGTCGCGATTGCCGGTGAGCTCTTTCACAAGTTTTTCCGGGCTGGTGCGGCTCATCATGGCCTCGCGGTAGATAAACGCGTCGATGTCGGCCTCGGAAACCTCGATCTTCTCCTGCTCGGCGATCTTGGCCAGGATGAGGCGGGTCTTCACCCGTTTCTCGGCGGCAACCTTGGCGTTGTCGTAGAGTTCCTTCTTGTGCTTCTCGAATTCCTCCTCGGGCACGCCGCGGCGCATGTTTTCGCCGATGACGTTGCGGAGGACGCTTTGGGTTTCCTCCTCCACGAGGCTGAGCGGGGGCTCGATGTCCACCTGGGCGCTGAGCGCGTCCTGGATCTGGCCGCGCTGGCGCTGGCGGTTTTCGTATTCCTTGCGCGCCTTCAGGTCGCCGCGAACCTTGGTCTTGAGTTCATCGAGGCTGGCGACCTGCTGGGACTTGAAGAAGGCCTCGTCAAGCGCGGGCAGTTCGCGGGTGCGGATTTCCTGCACCTCGATGGCATAGCCGGCGGTCTTGCCGGCGAGGGCGGGCGCGGCCTCGAATGCGGCGGGGAAATTGATCTCGACGGTTTTCTTGTCGCCGCCTTTCATGCCGGCGAGGTGCTTGCCGAGGCCGGGGATGACGCCTTCGTGCTCGCCCTCGACCTCCTCCCAGGTTTGCGGGACTTTGCCGTAGATTTGTTTGTCGGGCACGATCTCGGCGACGGGTTTTCCGTCGATGCTGCCTTCGTAGGCGAGCTTCACGTAGTCGCCTTTTTTGGCGGGCTCGGTGGAGACTTTGAACTCGGCGCGCTCGGAACGGAGGCCGTCGATCATGGCCTCGACATCGGCGTCGTTCGGCTCGACCGGGGCGATCTCGGTCGGGAGTCCGCTGTATTCGGGAAGATCGAAGGCGGGGCGGATGTCCACGGTGAACGTAAACGTGGCGGCGGCATCCTGCGCGACGGCGTCGCTGCCGTCGATGGCGGTGACGTTGAGGGCGTCGAGCTTGGATTCCTTGAGCCCGTCGCGGTAGGCTTTGCCGGTCACGCGCTGCTTGAACTCGTCCACGATGCCCTTGCCGAACTGGCGGGTGACCAGGTTGGCGGGAGCCTTGCCGGGGCGGAACCCGGGGATGCGGGCGTGCTTGATGTATTCGGCCAGCACGGCTTTATGCTCGGCGGCGACCTCGCCCTGGTCGAGCGAGACGACGAGTTGCTTGCGGGTGGCGGAGACGTCTTTGATTTCGATGTTCACGTTGTGGGAAAATGCGCGGGAGTGCGGTTTGTGTTCGGAAACCCGCCAAGTTACGTGGCGCCGGGCGGCGGGGTCAATGACGGATTCTGC
This genomic stretch from Termitidicoccus mucosus harbors:
- a CDS encoding VOC family protein, coding for MKFEHFAINLTDVRTAAKWYVDHLGLAVVRSSDKGSFAHFLADSSGRVFLELYSNPAAPVPAYATMDPLVFHIAFVSTDTAADRVRLEKAGATFVSADEVPDGTRLLMMRDPWGVALQFCNRAKPM
- a CDS encoding alpha/beta fold hydrolase, translating into MNNDFPNAPQPHGQAARATPNPAPAAEGTAGNKGARAFQPATFADKNVRAPFPVAMASGISHQLSTSLPAWLRALYPFEPRAHTTPRGARMSYLDEGPRDTTEAVLMLHGNPTWSFFYRDLIRDLAPAHRCIAPDHIGMGLSEKPENYPYTLATRIADIEALVDALGLTRIHLVVHDWGGAIGFGLATRRPGLVGRIAIMNTAAFPDTHIPGRIALCRGGRLGKFIVRGLNGFAGPATWMAMHRRRLTRDEKRGYLYPYRSWANRVAVHQFVRDIPLEIDHPSRPVLEDIEEKLPLLAGPEHPKLLIWGKRDFCFNKHFLKRWRKIYPDALIVRFKDAGHYLLDDGGEEVRVRIATFLKTPQA
- a CDS encoding 3-oxoacyl-ACP synthase III, whose translation is MRFEHTCIETLALALPGEIWTSAAIEEQLRPLYERLRLPFGRLELMTGIRERRHWPAGTRPSDASAAAGRAALAKSALCAEQMEVFVHAAVCRDMLEPATASFAHRKIGLPAAAQIFDVSNACLGFLNSMTLLAGLIESGQVRAGMIASGENGRPLIEQTLAHLNSAPLDRNGIKPFFANLTIGSGAVAAILCHRDLLPTGARPHRLLGGAARAATRHSELCQGDTHGADALAMQTDSEQLLHAGVALAGETWADFTAATGWDAATPARIVTHQVGSAHRRALYGALGLDLAKDFSTFETLGNTGSVALPATLATAVEAGAIRDGDRVALLGIGSGLNSLMLALEW
- a CDS encoding enoyl-ACP reductase FabI; this encodes MDFLKLTGKTVLVFGVANRKSVAWHIARTLEEEGARVLYSVRSEARRQSLAALLAGRSVYVCDVEQEGAVDRLAAAIAADGHASLHGIAHSIAFANYAGGFRPFHETGRADFLQATAVSAFSLVEIARAFRPHLAPAASVVTIGISSLLVTPDNYGYMGPVKAALESAARFLAKSFAADPKTRDVRFNVVGAGPLKTSASAGIPGYIESYLYAEKLTFRKRNLSTQEVADAAVWLLSERSSGMNGATLTIDAGLGSNYFDEEIIRLAMRPEIKK
- a CDS encoding 3-hydroxyacyl-ACP dehydratase FabZ family protein, yielding MSDSVTSLIPHRPPFLFVDEILAETPESLTARRTWRADEDFYKGHYPGAPITPGVLLCEAVFQTGALYMARQARAAGAKPGEGVPLLAKVSDVRFRNPVYPGDTVHIEVRKKESLGGFTMMGGAIKKADGTRVLTVDFSVAWKQPEGAKS
- a CDS encoding CBS domain-containing protein, encoding MSTPISILLNQKGSRIISVLPSASVADAVRVMIQHRVGSVVVLEDGRMTGIFTERDMLNRVAVSGRTPESIRVEEVMTRHPLTVRPETGVEQVMALFTDRRCRHLPVVDESSGSPVLTGMISIGDVTRWLLESYSAETENLRRYIGAS
- the clpX gene encoding ATP-dependent Clp protease ATP-binding subunit ClpX, which translates into the protein MAKSTRMTLCSFCGKPQAEVKKMIAGPGVYICDSCVGVCKTIIDRELKPAPAQAGGESKPVVRLVKPAEIKKALDDFVIGQDHAKKVLSVAVYNHYKRLMFGGAASPSSGKETGKDAVPAPAALASEFDDVEIEKSNILLLGPTGSGKTLLARTLARVLDVPFAISDATTLTEAGYVGEDVENVVLRLLQAANYDVRKTECGIIYIDEIDKIGRKTDNVSITRDVSGEGVQQALLKILEGTTCSVPPAGGRKHPNQEYVQINTANILFICGGAFVGLDEIIRRRAGHRSLGYSAISAQAGHGDLTPEEMMRSLEPEDLIRFGMIPEFIGRLPVISALNQLGEADLEKILLRTKNAMVKQYSKLFAMDGVRLRFTSDAIKAVARKAIELKTGARALRSIMENLMLEVMYDLPQRDDIAEVVIDAAAVNGERRPQLKRISSKDEAGKSERVRRAA
- a CDS encoding ATP-dependent Clp protease proteolytic subunit; the protein is MSYYVPLVYENTGRGERQWDIYSRLLKDRIVFIGTPIDDVVANNVIAQLLFLQMEDPKKDIHLYINSPGGVVTGGMAIYDTINFLQCDVVTYCIGMAASMATVILGAGTKGKRFALPNSRVMIHQPSGGAGGQAADIAIAAKEILRWRKVLNEVIAKHTGKDVAQIERDSDRDYYMTAQEAKDYGIVDHVVESTRQAQSIAAPSAV
- the tig gene encoding trigger factor, producing MNIEIKDVSATRKQLVVSLDQGEVAAEHKAVLAEYIKHARIPGFRPGKAPANLVTRQFGKGIVDEFKQRVTGKAYRDGLKESKLDALNVTAIDGSDAVAQDAAATFTFTVDIRPAFDLPEYSGLPTEIAPVEPNDADVEAMIDGLRSERAEFKVSTEPAKKGDYVKLAYEGSIDGKPVAEIVPDKQIYGKVPQTWEEVEGEHEGVIPGLGKHLAGMKGGDKKTVEINFPAAFEAAPALAGKTAGYAIEVQEIRTRELPALDEAFFKSQQVASLDELKTKVRGDLKARKEYENRQRQRGQIQDALSAQVDIEPPLSLVEEETQSVLRNVIGENMRRGVPEEEFEKHKKELYDNAKVAAEKRVKTRLILAKIAEQEKIEVSEADIDAFIYREAMMSRTSPEKLVKELTGNRDRLRAVQQSIIFDKTLDLLVSKATVTTVEPKVAASAA